The following coding sequences lie in one Musa acuminata AAA Group cultivar baxijiao chromosome BXJ1-8, Cavendish_Baxijiao_AAA, whole genome shotgun sequence genomic window:
- the LOC135587949 gene encoding histone H2B-like, translated as MAPKAEKKPAEKKPAEKPAEEKEKKAEKAPAEKKPKAEKRLPSKDGASADKKRKKKAKKGTETYKIYIFKVLKQVHPDIGISSKAMSIMNSFINDIFEKLAQEASRLARYNKKPTITSREIQTSVRLVLPGELAKHAVSEGTKAVTKFTSS; from the coding sequence ATGGCGCCCAAGGCCGAGAAGAAACCAGCGGAGAAGAAGCCCGCCGAGAAGCCggcggaggagaaggagaagaaggcggAGAAGGCCCCCGCGGAGAAGAAGCCCAAGGCTGAGAAGCGCCTCCCCTCCAAGGACGGCGCCTCCGCcgacaagaagaggaagaagaaggccaAGAAGGGGACTGAGACCTACAAGATCTACATCTTCAAGGTGCTCAAGCAGGTGCATCCCGACATCGGTATCTCCAGCAAGGCCATGTCCATCATGAACTCCTTCATCAACGACATCTTCGAGAAGCTCGCCCAGGAGGCCTCCCGCCTCGCCCGCTACAACAAGAAGCCCACTATCACGTCCCGCGAGATCCAGACCTCCGTCCGCTTGGTCCTCCCCGGTGAGCTCGCCAAGCACGCCGTGTCCGAGGGGACCAAGGCGGTCACCAAGTTCACCAGCTCTTGA